A single genomic interval of Stieleria maiorica harbors:
- a CDS encoding DUF1501 domain-containing protein yields MNATNTRRHWLQQFGMGLGGIAATQLLQRDLAGAAPAGAQGAGPHGAGVRSGGVVNPTHHAPKAKRVIYLFQAGGPSQLETWDYKPLLNEKQGEPLPDSVRQGQRLTGMSGNQAVLPLAGSVYKFNRHGENGTWVSELMPHMAKQVDQIAVVKSMYTEAINHDPAITFLQTGNQLSGRPSIGAWLHYGLGSENDNLPTFVVLVTKGKGGQPLYSRLWGSGFLPARYQGVQFRAGKEPVLYLSNPPGISAQGRRNMLDRLNDLHQLEQDRLGDPALATRIEQYEMAYRMQSSVPDVANLGEEPQSVLDMYGPDVKTPGSFAANCLLARRLAERGVRFIQLYHQGWDHHGNIPSGMKRQCMDTDQPSAALLKDLQQRGMLEDTLVIWGGEFGRTNYSQGTLTATNYGRDHHPRCFSMWMAGGGIQGGISHGETCPFGYNVVSDGVHVRDFHATLLHLMGIDHHRLSVKFQGLDARLTGVEPARVVNEILA; encoded by the coding sequence ATGAACGCGACAAATACACGACGCCATTGGCTGCAACAGTTTGGGATGGGGCTCGGAGGAATCGCCGCAACGCAATTGCTGCAGCGTGACCTGGCCGGTGCCGCCCCGGCCGGTGCGCAGGGCGCCGGACCGCATGGGGCCGGCGTCCGCAGCGGCGGCGTCGTCAACCCGACCCACCATGCCCCCAAGGCCAAGCGAGTGATCTATCTGTTTCAGGCCGGCGGCCCCTCGCAGCTGGAAACCTGGGACTACAAACCGCTGCTGAATGAAAAACAAGGTGAGCCGTTGCCCGATTCGGTTCGCCAAGGGCAACGTTTGACGGGCATGTCCGGTAACCAAGCGGTCCTGCCGTTGGCCGGGTCGGTTTACAAGTTCAACAGGCACGGTGAAAACGGGACCTGGGTCAGCGAATTGATGCCACACATGGCCAAGCAAGTCGACCAGATCGCGGTGGTCAAATCGATGTACACCGAAGCGATCAATCACGATCCGGCGATCACGTTTCTGCAGACCGGCAACCAACTGTCCGGCCGCCCCAGTATCGGCGCCTGGCTGCATTATGGGCTGGGCAGCGAGAACGATAACCTGCCCACATTTGTCGTCTTGGTCACCAAAGGCAAAGGCGGCCAACCGTTGTATTCGCGGTTGTGGGGATCGGGGTTCCTGCCGGCACGTTACCAAGGCGTCCAGTTTCGCGCCGGGAAGGAGCCGGTGTTGTACCTGTCGAATCCGCCCGGGATCTCCGCACAGGGTCGACGCAATATGCTCGATCGGCTGAACGACTTGCACCAGTTGGAACAGGACCGGTTGGGTGATCCCGCCTTGGCGACGCGGATCGAACAATATGAGATGGCGTATCGGATGCAATCGAGCGTTCCCGACGTTGCCAATTTGGGCGAAGAACCGCAAAGTGTCTTGGACATGTACGGTCCCGACGTGAAAACGCCCGGGTCGTTCGCGGCCAATTGTCTGTTGGCAAGACGGTTGGCCGAACGCGGCGTGCGTTTCATCCAGCTTTATCACCAAGGATGGGACCACCACGGTAACATTCCCAGTGGCATGAAGCGACAGTGCATGGACACCGACCAACCGTCGGCGGCGCTGCTGAAAGACCTGCAACAACGTGGGATGTTGGAGGACACGTTGGTGATCTGGGGCGGCGAATTCGGGCGGACAAACTATTCCCAAGGCACATTGACGGCAACCAATTACGGACGCGACCACCATCCGCGCTGTTTTTCCATGTGGATGGCCGGCGGCGGCATCCAGGGCGGCATCAGCCACGGCGAGACCTGCCCGTTCGGTTACAACGTGGTCTCCGATGGCGTCCACGTCCGCGACTTTCATGCCACGCTGTTGCACTTGATGGGCATCGACCACCACCGATTGTCCGTCAAATTCCAAGGGCTTGATGCGCGTCTGACCGGTGTCGAACCCGCACGGGTCGTCAACGAGATCCTGGCGTAG
- a CDS encoding Uma2 family endonuclease, with translation MSIATHRFSNEEYHQRFTEGDKVELIDGLIYDKMVIGPKHRSAVNKLIKIFVLAGYDVSSQGPISWPGNEPEPDLTILAAGTDPTDRHPLPNECLLVIEVSDASLAKDREVKLPAYQQAGIRTWIVNLQDDVFEIDGRKTKTASFDDVTINIDDIV, from the coding sequence ATGAGTATCGCGACACACCGTTTCAGCAACGAAGAGTACCATCAACGATTCACCGAGGGTGATAAAGTTGAATTAATCGATGGATTGATCTACGACAAAATGGTTATCGGTCCCAAGCACCGCAGTGCGGTGAACAAGCTGATCAAGATATTTGTCTTGGCTGGCTATGACGTCAGTTCCCAAGGACCAATCTCCTGGCCGGGCAACGAACCCGAACCTGATTTGACCATTCTTGCGGCGGGAACGGACCCGACAGACCGTCATCCGCTGCCCAATGAGTGCTTGCTGGTGATCGAGGTGAGTGACGCATCCCTGGCCAAGGATCGCGAGGTCAAGTTGCCCGCCTATCAACAGGCCGGAATTCGAACTTGGATCGTCAATTTGCAGGACGACGTTTTTGAGATTGACGGCCGGAAAACGAAAACCGCAAGTTTCGACGATGTCACGATCAACATTGACGACATCGTCTGA
- a CDS encoding carbohydrate-binding protein, producing the protein MFILRSQVPIIAITALLALCTFRSSACAQSVAPPPSRPDGLPAQAKWMPGLSGDDLNVYRDQQTLWLHPTQTSLQARRANLPRLCAPIRSLGWNRGQETELVFVPEPDHWRFTWKAAVASEAMIKMVFDGDPVLPEKVSPTGPAGDASVMLHAHHASTFGEKLRYEPQWYKNTVGYWTIPADYATWDFKLDEPGRYSIAVLQGCGEGQGGSDALISIRDGTSTVAELSFQTIDTGHFQNFRWNHLGDVTVANEGTYQLRIDAKRIAKGALFDVRAIHLVKQAK; encoded by the coding sequence ATGTTCATCCTCCGCAGCCAAGTCCCGATCATTGCGATCACCGCACTCCTCGCCCTGTGCACCTTTCGCTCGTCCGCCTGTGCCCAATCAGTCGCTCCGCCGCCCTCGCGCCCAGACGGTCTGCCCGCCCAAGCCAAGTGGATGCCGGGGCTCAGCGGTGACGACCTGAACGTTTACCGCGACCAGCAAACGTTGTGGTTGCACCCGACGCAGACCTCCCTGCAAGCACGCCGCGCAAACCTTCCGCGGCTTTGCGCCCCGATCCGATCACTCGGTTGGAACCGTGGCCAGGAAACCGAGTTGGTGTTTGTCCCCGAGCCGGACCACTGGCGGTTCACCTGGAAAGCCGCCGTCGCTTCCGAAGCAATGATCAAGATGGTGTTTGACGGCGATCCGGTCTTGCCCGAGAAAGTTTCACCGACCGGGCCGGCCGGAGACGCATCGGTGATGCTGCACGCCCACCATGCGTCCACCTTTGGCGAAAAACTGCGGTACGAACCCCAGTGGTATAAGAACACCGTCGGCTATTGGACGATTCCGGCCGACTATGCCACCTGGGATTTCAAACTGGATGAACCGGGGCGTTACAGCATCGCGGTGTTGCAGGGGTGTGGCGAAGGCCAGGGGGGCAGCGATGCCTTGATCAGCATTCGCGACGGAACGTCCACCGTCGCCGAGTTGTCGTTTCAAACGATCGACACAGGCCACTTTCAAAATTTTCGCTGGAACCACCTGGGTGACGTCACGGTGGCAAACGAAGGAACCTATCAATTGCGAATCGACGCTAAACGAATCGCCAAAGGTGCCTTGTTCGACGTCCGGGCGATCCACTTGGTCAAACAGGCCAAGTGA
- a CDS encoding phytanoyl-CoA dioxygenase family protein, whose product MNDWHLERDGFCLLKSAVPAKTITGLIDACRQAFDDDTRGVRARSSRGHVYAARNLIDSIAEVKTVWRDDPMRSFLNEQLGADFGLVRALFFDKPPDRTWGLAWHKDTSIAVQDNSITSTSFSRPTTKAGVPHVIACDDVLKQLLTLRIHLDEVSGENGPLRVIPGSHRSSGSEGEGLGAAVDIHAAPGDVLAMRPLISHSSGPSHPGTTRHRRILHLEFAASATLPDGMQWHDFVRGD is encoded by the coding sequence ATGAACGACTGGCATCTGGAGCGTGACGGATTCTGCTTGCTCAAAAGCGCCGTGCCCGCCAAGACGATCACGGGCCTGATCGATGCGTGTCGACAGGCCTTTGATGATGACACCCGTGGCGTGCGGGCTCGATCCAGTCGTGGTCACGTGTACGCGGCGCGTAACCTGATCGATTCGATTGCCGAGGTGAAGACCGTTTGGCGGGACGATCCGATGCGGTCATTCTTGAACGAACAGTTGGGCGCAGATTTCGGATTGGTCCGCGCCCTGTTTTTTGATAAGCCACCGGACCGCACGTGGGGTCTGGCATGGCACAAAGACACGTCCATTGCGGTGCAAGACAATTCGATCACGTCAACGTCGTTTTCCCGTCCGACCACCAAAGCCGGCGTGCCGCACGTGATCGCATGCGATGACGTTTTGAAGCAATTGCTGACGCTGCGGATTCACCTGGACGAGGTCAGCGGCGAAAACGGACCACTGCGGGTGATTCCGGGGTCGCATCGATCGAGCGGCAGCGAAGGTGAAGGCTTGGGGGCCGCCGTTGACATCCACGCCGCCCCCGGCGACGTGCTGGCGATGCGTCCTCTGATCAGCCACAGCAGCGGCCCTTCCCATCCGGGCACGACGCGTCATCGGCGGATTCTGCACCTGGAGTTCGCCGCGTCGGCGACGTTGCCCGACGGAATGCAGTGGCATGATTTCGTCCGCGGCGATTGA
- a CDS encoding alkaline phosphatase D family protein → MRPQIGRRSLLSFASLLPTIVCSSQQTYADASFKTDKNPFTLGIASGDPDHRGVVLWTRLAPDPLQPGGGMPARAIEVSWEVAADESMRNIVSEGSRLATPALGHSIHVELDGLKSDRWYWYRFRCGDAESPIGRTRTMPHPDSEPSGVRFAVTSCQNYEQGLYTAYEQMARDELDLVFHLGDYIYEYAAGRNGKVRTHHGAEIQSLDDYRARYAQYRSDPLLQRMHAQCPWIVTWDDHEFDNNCANDISEESGIDPVDYLARRANAYQAYYEMMPLRLKQMPRGSDLRLYRSAAFGRLAEFQVLDTRQYRSDQPNHDRKSPLNEAALARSQTMLGRKQRGWLSKQLTRSAAQWNVLAQQVMMGMVNRSGNPMNEQYSMDQWPGYSHERMELMRFLSDRRISNPVVLTGDIHSNWVNELRVDDRREDEPTIATEFVATSLSSGGNGPDKPNNLDAILAENPCVKFHNGERGYIRCEVTPERWKADFMVVDDVLEPGGNTFQRSSFVVESGAAKVHPA, encoded by the coding sequence ATGCGTCCGCAGATCGGTCGCAGGAGCTTGTTGTCCTTCGCGAGTTTGTTGCCGACGATTGTTTGCTCGTCTCAGCAGACCTACGCGGATGCTTCGTTCAAAACGGACAAGAATCCGTTTACGCTGGGCATTGCATCGGGCGACCCGGATCACCGCGGGGTGGTGCTCTGGACGCGTCTGGCCCCCGATCCACTGCAGCCTGGCGGCGGAATGCCCGCGCGAGCGATTGAGGTTTCTTGGGAGGTCGCTGCGGATGAGTCCATGCGAAACATCGTCTCGGAGGGCAGCCGACTGGCAACCCCCGCATTGGGACATTCGATCCACGTCGAGCTGGATGGCTTGAAATCGGATCGTTGGTATTGGTATCGATTCCGGTGCGGTGATGCGGAAAGCCCGATCGGTCGGACACGCACCATGCCCCATCCCGATAGTGAACCAAGCGGCGTGCGGTTTGCGGTTACGTCCTGCCAGAATTACGAGCAAGGCCTCTACACCGCGTATGAACAGATGGCTCGTGATGAACTTGATTTGGTCTTTCACCTTGGTGATTACATTTACGAGTACGCTGCCGGACGAAACGGCAAGGTGCGAACGCACCACGGGGCGGAGATCCAGTCACTCGATGATTATCGCGCCCGATACGCACAGTACCGATCCGATCCGTTGCTGCAGCGGATGCACGCGCAATGTCCTTGGATCGTGACCTGGGACGATCACGAGTTTGATAACAACTGTGCGAATGACATCTCAGAGGAATCGGGCATTGACCCGGTCGATTATCTCGCACGCCGAGCCAATGCGTACCAAGCTTACTATGAGATGATGCCGTTGCGGCTGAAGCAGATGCCGCGTGGAAGCGACCTGCGCCTTTACCGAAGCGCGGCGTTTGGACGGCTCGCAGAGTTTCAGGTGTTGGACACACGTCAATACCGAAGCGACCAACCCAATCATGATCGCAAGTCGCCGCTAAACGAAGCGGCGCTCGCAAGGAGTCAGACCATGCTGGGGCGAAAGCAGCGTGGCTGGTTGAGCAAGCAGTTGACCCGTTCCGCCGCGCAATGGAATGTTCTTGCCCAACAGGTGATGATGGGAATGGTCAATCGAAGCGGTAATCCGATGAACGAACAGTACTCGATGGACCAGTGGCCGGGATACTCTCACGAACGGATGGAATTGATGCGATTTCTGAGCGATCGCCGCATTTCCAATCCGGTGGTCTTGACCGGCGACATCCATTCCAACTGGGTCAATGAACTGAGAGTGGACGATCGGCGGGAGGACGAGCCAACGATCGCGACCGAGTTTGTCGCGACCTCACTTTCCAGCGGCGGCAACGGACCTGATAAACCCAACAACCTGGATGCGATCCTGGCCGAAAACCCGTGCGTCAAATTTCACAATGGCGAGCGTGGCTACATCCGTTGTGAGGTGACGCCCGAGCGGTGGAAAGCCGACTTCATGGTCGTCGATGATGTGCTGGAGCCGGGCGGGAACACCTTCCAACGCAGCTCGTTCGTTGTCGAATCGGGTGCCGCCAAAGTCCATCCCGCTTAG
- a CDS encoding sulfatase encodes MIRFIVLAVSLTASIAVTRAAERPNVVLIAIDDLNDWVGCLGGHPQVKTPQIDKLAARGVNFTNAHCQAPICNPSRISMLLGKLPSTTGHYFLAPGFRDVDITRDAVTMFQHFRAGGYRAESMGKIFHGPADAASFDHVQRSRGYRRAPGQTEKLRYRVPGSHPAWDWGQVDFADEDQRDYHTAAWAAKRIGELAKRDEPFFLAVGFHLPHVPIYASKKWFDMYPLETLVMPPVPDEDLDDVPPIAVQLSLNPTAPRYQWMKDHGEDKHAVRAYLASISFIDHLVGMVTDSVQAAGLGDNTIVVLFSDHGFHLGEKNKWAKRSLWQRTTRVPLIIAGPGIETGRRCDAPVGLIDVYPTLVESCQVPAPEGLDGHSLTGLLNDPTSPWDHPAICTFGPGNHSIHSRHYHYIHYRDGSEELYDHRTDRDEHQNLANDPELAAIVQQHRESIPAHDAPMVPGSRGSDSPLYGEAEGLQKAMKRGK; translated from the coding sequence ATGATCCGATTCATCGTATTAGCCGTTTCGTTGACCGCTTCGATCGCCGTTACCAGAGCAGCTGAACGTCCAAATGTGGTTCTCATTGCCATCGACGACCTCAACGACTGGGTGGGATGTTTGGGCGGCCATCCCCAGGTGAAAACGCCACAGATCGACAAGTTGGCCGCTCGCGGTGTGAATTTCACCAACGCCCATTGTCAGGCACCGATCTGCAACCCGTCGCGGATCAGCATGTTGCTGGGCAAGCTGCCTTCGACGACCGGGCACTACTTTCTGGCTCCCGGATTTCGCGACGTGGACATCACCCGAGATGCGGTGACGATGTTCCAACACTTTCGCGCTGGCGGTTACCGAGCCGAGTCGATGGGCAAAATCTTTCACGGGCCCGCCGATGCCGCCTCGTTCGATCACGTCCAGCGCTCGCGCGGCTACCGACGTGCGCCGGGACAAACCGAAAAACTGCGGTATCGCGTACCCGGGTCGCACCCCGCGTGGGACTGGGGCCAAGTCGACTTTGCCGACGAAGACCAACGGGATTATCACACCGCTGCATGGGCAGCCAAGCGGATCGGGGAATTGGCCAAACGTGACGAGCCGTTCTTCCTGGCGGTCGGTTTTCACCTGCCCCACGTTCCGATCTACGCCAGCAAGAAGTGGTTCGACATGTATCCGCTGGAAACGCTCGTGATGCCGCCGGTGCCCGATGAGGATCTGGACGACGTGCCGCCGATTGCGGTGCAGTTGAGTCTGAATCCGACTGCTCCGCGCTATCAGTGGATGAAAGACCACGGCGAAGACAAACATGCCGTCCGCGCTTATCTGGCATCGATTTCATTCATCGATCATCTGGTCGGCATGGTGACCGATTCGGTCCAGGCGGCGGGGCTCGGTGACAACACCATCGTGGTGCTTTTCAGCGATCACGGCTTCCACCTGGGCGAAAAAAACAAGTGGGCCAAACGCAGCCTGTGGCAGCGCACAACCCGCGTGCCGTTGATCATCGCCGGGCCGGGGATCGAAACGGGCCGCCGCTGCGATGCGCCGGTGGGATTGATCGATGTCTACCCGACGCTGGTGGAGTCGTGTCAGGTGCCGGCGCCCGAAGGCCTGGACGGCCACAGTTTGACCGGCTTGTTGAACGATCCCACTTCGCCGTGGGATCATCCCGCGATTTGTACCTTCGGCCCCGGCAACCACTCGATTCATTCGCGGCACTATCATTACATCCACTATCGCGACGGATCGGAAGAACTGTATGACCATCGCACCGACCGGGACGAACACCAGAATCTCGCGAACGATCCGGAATTGGCGGCAATCGTCCAACAGCATCGCGAATCGATCCCCGCCCACGATGCACCGATGGTCCCGGGCAGTCGCGGCAGCGATTCACCGCTGTACGGCGAAGCCGAAGGGCTGCAAAAAGCGATGAAGCGGGGAAAGTAG
- a CDS encoding DUF4185 domain-containing protein produces MSCASVIFLLTSNSWIIGEQPYPASPLVEGIRFDWTTHRRAAQGSDNFQLTWSDDDHLYGAWGDGGGFGGSNSKGRVGLGVARVEGSAKDHRGVNLWGGAASKRDATFDGKSWGMIGIANKLHMWVVPDKPPGKTYRNHYEMIELASSGDYGLSWNKAPWRFSASDDLTIPTFLNFGRGNEGVPDAFGDYVYTYFIRPRNAQMEQEGGNGVGLIVHQPGALYLARVTPDQLRSGRDCFEFFAGFDQDDQPRWDSIDRKRPVFRDAEGVGWCVSACYHPGLHRVLLCTEHGESKAGMLGIFDAPTPWGPWTTVEYYTQSMPFGAQREGSRWPWKNKVFFMAFVTKWFDGHEFTATFTGAGLGKDNDSFNTVSGRFLLRKE; encoded by the coding sequence TTGAGTTGTGCATCAGTCATATTCTTGTTGACGTCCAATTCGTGGATCATCGGCGAACAGCCGTACCCTGCGAGCCCTTTGGTCGAAGGGATTCGATTTGACTGGACAACGCACCGACGTGCGGCCCAGGGAAGCGATAATTTTCAATTGACGTGGTCGGACGACGACCATCTGTACGGTGCGTGGGGTGACGGGGGAGGCTTTGGCGGCAGCAACTCGAAGGGGCGTGTCGGACTGGGTGTTGCCAGGGTCGAAGGTTCGGCGAAAGATCATCGAGGCGTCAATCTTTGGGGCGGAGCGGCGAGCAAGCGCGATGCCACGTTCGACGGCAAAAGCTGGGGCATGATCGGCATCGCGAACAAGCTGCACATGTGGGTCGTTCCGGACAAACCTCCGGGCAAAACTTATCGAAACCACTATGAAATGATCGAACTGGCGAGTTCCGGTGACTACGGTTTGAGCTGGAACAAGGCACCGTGGAGGTTTTCAGCATCCGACGACTTGACGATTCCGACGTTCCTGAATTTTGGTCGCGGAAACGAGGGCGTTCCCGATGCCTTCGGGGACTACGTCTACACCTACTTCATTCGACCTCGCAATGCGCAAATGGAACAGGAAGGCGGTAACGGCGTTGGATTGATTGTTCATCAGCCGGGGGCTCTGTACCTTGCACGCGTCACTCCAGACCAGTTGCGTTCGGGGCGAGATTGCTTTGAGTTCTTTGCCGGGTTTGATCAAGACGATCAGCCACGTTGGGATTCGATTGATCGGAAACGCCCGGTGTTTCGTGATGCAGAGGGGGTCGGGTGGTGTGTGAGCGCATGTTATCATCCCGGCCTCCATCGAGTCCTGCTTTGTACCGAGCACGGCGAAAGCAAAGCGGGGATGCTAGGAATTTTTGACGCGCCCACACCCTGGGGACCTTGGACAACCGTTGAATACTACACTCAAAGCATGCCGTTTGGGGCACAACGAGAAGGGAGCCGATGGCCGTGGAAGAACAAAGTCTTCTTCATGGCCTTTGTGACCAAATGGTTCGACGGTCACGAATTCACCGCCACGTTTACGGGGGCAGGTTTGGGGAAGGACAATGACTCGTTCAACACAGTCAGCGGACGATTTTTACTTAGAAAAGAATGA
- a CDS encoding LamG-like jellyroll fold domain-containing protein: protein MTTIARLGILLCCGVLSLPTDADDSIHWPLDAVASNDIAIHGSARSESGAAGKSLVLDGGSLIEAKGAGNVSSAETFTLSIWVNPYAIDRDQQIIAAKNRYSLGEREWSLMLDRDGRFRLYLWQNRWLTIDGPQPEPGHWHHVGLVVHRDRAELFVDGAIAGTVKLTQPIRSTAAPLTLGGVNDDGHLRQTFLGALDDARIVSRALQPAEIAALYRPVTATHEIPEPPPLFELWDESSRLAKAAELPEVADVEFHVIKKWDQPGDGYKFLHGVSLAWHRGRLFASIGHNQGDENTVTEEAQYRVSDDAGKTWGSLMSIDAGEEPNLAVSHGVFLSHDQTLWAFHGAYYGRMERIHTRAYRLDEATGDWEPLGVVLERGFWPMNQPVPMDDGNWIMPGFLGKRYSGDAAFPAAVAISHGDDFTKWDLVPIPVDNTVKRMWGESSLFVDGQTVVNLARYGGAAVALAATSDDYGRTWSPSRPSNLPMATSKPAAGVLSTGQRYLVCTTAKDNGGKRSPLTIAVSRPHENRFSRVFVIRRSLHRDHPGESADQLSLSYPCAIEHEGKLYVGFSNNGGRRANLNSAEMAVIPVEALRVR from the coding sequence ATGACGACGATTGCCCGCCTCGGGATCCTTTTGTGTTGCGGTGTCCTGTCCTTGCCGACAGATGCCGATGATTCGATTCACTGGCCACTCGATGCGGTTGCATCGAATGACATTGCGATTCATGGTTCAGCCCGTTCGGAAAGCGGGGCCGCCGGAAAAAGTCTGGTACTTGATGGCGGATCGTTGATCGAGGCGAAAGGAGCGGGGAACGTATCTTCCGCAGAAACATTCACGTTGTCGATTTGGGTGAATCCCTATGCAATCGATCGCGACCAGCAGATCATCGCCGCAAAGAATCGCTATTCGCTGGGGGAACGTGAGTGGTCGTTGATGCTGGACCGCGATGGGCGTTTCCGGCTGTACCTGTGGCAGAATCGCTGGCTGACGATTGACGGACCGCAGCCCGAACCGGGACATTGGCACCACGTGGGGTTGGTGGTCCATCGGGATCGTGCGGAATTATTTGTCGATGGGGCGATCGCCGGAACGGTCAAGCTAACTCAGCCGATCCGATCGACCGCGGCACCGCTGACGCTCGGCGGCGTGAACGACGATGGCCACCTCCGCCAAACGTTTCTCGGGGCGCTCGACGACGCGAGGATTGTGTCTCGAGCGCTGCAACCAGCTGAAATCGCGGCGTTGTATCGGCCGGTGACCGCGACGCATGAGATTCCCGAACCGCCACCGCTGTTTGAGTTATGGGACGAGTCGTCGCGACTGGCGAAGGCTGCCGAGTTGCCCGAAGTGGCTGACGTTGAATTTCATGTGATCAAAAAATGGGACCAACCGGGAGACGGTTACAAGTTTCTGCACGGAGTTTCACTCGCCTGGCACCGGGGGCGATTGTTCGCGTCGATCGGCCACAATCAAGGCGACGAAAACACCGTCACCGAAGAAGCTCAGTATCGTGTCAGCGACGATGCGGGAAAGACCTGGGGTTCGCTGATGAGCATCGACGCCGGCGAAGAGCCCAATTTGGCCGTCAGCCACGGTGTGTTCCTGTCCCACGACCAAACGCTGTGGGCCTTTCACGGCGCCTATTACGGACGCATGGAACGCATCCACACGCGTGCGTACCGGCTGGACGAAGCGACCGGCGATTGGGAACCATTGGGCGTCGTGCTCGAGCGCGGTTTCTGGCCGATGAATCAACCCGTGCCGATGGACGATGGCAACTGGATCATGCCAGGATTCCTGGGGAAACGCTACTCGGGCGACGCGGCGTTTCCGGCGGCCGTCGCGATCAGCCATGGCGATGACTTCACTAAGTGGGATCTGGTCCCGATCCCCGTCGACAACACGGTCAAGCGGATGTGGGGCGAATCGTCTCTGTTTGTCGATGGACAGACGGTCGTCAATCTCGCACGCTACGGTGGCGCGGCGGTGGCGCTGGCGGCGACCAGCGATGATTACGGCCGCACCTGGTCGCCGTCCCGGCCGAGCAACCTTCCCATGGCAACTTCCAAACCGGCCGCCGGCGTTCTGAGCACCGGGCAGCGCTACCTGGTCTGTACGACGGCCAAGGACAACGGGGGAAAGCGATCACCGCTGACGATCGCCGTTTCGCGTCCGCACGAAAACAGATTCAGCCGCGTGTTCGTCATCCGCCGATCCCTGCACCGCGATCATCCGGGAGAATCCGCCGATCAGTTGAGTCTGTCGTATCCCTGTGCGATTGAGCACGAGGGCAAGCTGTACGTCGGATTCTCCAACAACGGCGGAAGGAGGGCAAACCTCAACAGCGCCGAAATGGCGGTGATCCCCGTCGAAGCCCTTCGCGTCAGGTAG